The Anolis carolinensis isolate JA03-04 chromosome 2, rAnoCar3.1.pri, whole genome shotgun sequence genome has a window encoding:
- the tusc1 gene encoding tumor suppressor candidate gene 1 protein, with product MRRMRTGSRQRRGCCCGGARAGSNARPRGGLAWRESGAGEECCVCGGWRGRAGGSPQQLAERYADLAASQAEALRAGEERDRQNRRLRDENARLRQENRRLRRENRSLFRQALKLQYQRSEEEEAEAEGATSAQEKPEGHKREEGDGQATHSA from the coding sequence ATGAGGCGCATGCGCACGGGCAGCAGGCAGCGGCGGGGCTGCTGCTGCGGCGGCGCCCGTGCAGGTAGCAACGCGCGCCCCCGCGGCGGCCTGGCGTGGCGGGAGAGCGGCGCGGGCGAGGAGTGCTGCGTGTGCGGCGGGTGGCGAGGCCGGGCGGGCGGCTCGCCCCAGCAGCTGGCGGAGAGGTACGCGGACTTGGCCGCCAGCCAGGCGGAAGCGCTGAGGGCCGGGGAAGAGCGTGACCGGCAGAACCGGCGCCTCCGCGACGAGAACGCGCGGCTGAGGCAGGAGAACCGGCGCCTGCGCAGAGAAAACCGGAGCCTTTTCcgccaggccttgaagctccaGTACCAGCgctcggaggaggaggaagcggaaGCCGAGGGCGCCACTTCCGCTCAGGAAAAGCCAGAAGGGCacaaaagagaagagggagaTGGACAGGCAACCCATTCAGCCTGA